In a single window of the Gossypium hirsutum isolate 1008001.06 chromosome D02, Gossypium_hirsutum_v2.1, whole genome shotgun sequence genome:
- the LOC107934447 gene encoding uncharacterized protein, with the protein MQQAHNQTGVWFAVITLQPESVTGRLTPLRVIAITAPQRGLGIPLAFHLFFSIFCPHQASESPTFPFQGKGTGSFGKRRNKTHTLCVRCGRRSFHLQKSRCSACAFPAARKRTLYCSSFDRNKYQLALQRFGLFSAVVVVVLLDVW; encoded by the exons ATGCAGCAGGCCCACAACCAAACGggtgtttggttcgctgtaatcaCATTACAGCCCGAATCGGTTACTGGCCGATTAACTCCATTGCGCGTAATAGCTATTACGGCCCCTCAGCGCGGATTAGGGATTCCGCTtgcttttcatcttttcttttccattttttgcCCTCATCAAGCTTCCGAGTCTCCCACGTTTCCCTTCCAG GGAAAGGGAACAGGGAGTTTTGGTAAAAGAAGGAACAAGACCCACACTCTCTGCGTTAGGTGTGGCCGCCGTAGCTTCCATCTCCAGAAGAGCCGTTGCTCTGCCTGTGCTTTCCCTGCTGCTCGTAAGAGGACAT TATACTGCTCTTCTTTTGATAGGAACAAGTACCAATTGGCTCTGCAGAGGTTCGGGCTGTTTTCAGCAGTGGTAGTGGTCGTGTTGCTGGATGTATGGTAA
- the LOC107934475 gene encoding O-fucosyltransferase 1 → MRRPGLHRQHGKQGGGSKGIYAKLTVVVVVLLICTFSVFFSATISGNRGSLEPSEINVEELWESAKSGGWRPSSAPRSDWPPPPKETNGYLRVRCNGGLNQQRSAICNAVLAARIMNATLVLPELDANSFWHDDSGFQGIYDVEHFIQTLKYDVRIVESIPEIHKNGKTKKIKAHQIRPPRDAPISWYTTVALKKMKEHGAIYLTPFSHRLAEEIDNAEYQRLRCRVNYHALRFKPNIMRLSESIVDKLRARGHFMSIHLRFEMDMLAFAGCFDIFSPEEQSVLKKYRKDNFADKRLVYNERRAIGKCPLTPEEVGLVLRAVGFDNSTWIYLAAGELFGGERFMKPFRDLFPRLENHSSVDSSEELVANTRGLLGSAVDYMVCLLSDIFMPTYDGPSNFANNLLGHRLYYGFRTTIRPDRKGLAPIFIDRENGQTAGFEQAVRRVMLKTNFGGPHKRVPPESFYTNSWPECFCQMSPSNPADKCPPDNVLEILESQLENEVNRDLEALMETNSTRRTEI, encoded by the exons ATGCGGAG gCCGGGGCTGCATAGGCAGCATGGGAAGCAAGGAGGAGGATCGAAGGGAATTTACGCTAAGCTAACGGTTGTTGTTGTGGTGCTTTTGATCTGCACGTTCTCGGTTTTCTTTTCGGCCACGATTAGTGGAAATCGCGGATCTCTCGAGCCTTCTGAG ATTAATGTCGAAGAGCTTTGGGAAAGTGCCAAGTCTGGTGGCTGGAGGCCATCATCTGCTCCACGATCTGATTGGCCCC CTCCTCCAAAGGAAACTAATGGTTATCTTCGAGTTCGTTGCAATGGCGGTCTGAATCAACAACGCAGTGCG ATCTGTAATGCGGTTCTTGCTGCACGAATCATGAATGCCACACTTGTACTGCCTGAGCTGGATGCAAACTCTTTTTGGCATGACGACAG TGGCTTCCAAGGTATCTATGATGTTGAGCATTTTATCCAGACATTGAAGTATGATGTACGAATTGTGGAAAGCATACCTGAAATTCACAAGAATGGCAAAACCAAGAAGATAAAAGCGCATCAG ATTCGCCCCCCCAGGGATGCTCCTATAAGTTGGTATACAACAGTTGCTCTCAAGAAAATGAAGGAACACGGTGCTATTTATCTAACTCCCTTTTCACATCGCCTTGCCGAAGAAATCGACAATGCTGAGTATCAACGTTTGAGGTGTAGAGTTAATTATCATGCTTTAAGGTTCAAGCCAAATATTATGAGGTTAAGTGAGTCAATAGTTGATAAACTCCGTGCACGAGGTCATTTCATGTCGATACATCTTCGTTTTGAGATGGATATGCTTGCATTTGCCGG GTGCTTTGATATATTTAGCCCAGAAGAGCAAAGTGTATTGAAGAAGTATAGAAAGGACAATTTTGCAGATAAAAGACTTGTTTATAATGAAAGAAGGGCCATTGGCAAATGCCCTCTAACTCCAGAGGAG GTTGGTCTTGTCTTGCGTGCTGTGGGATTTGACAACTCTACATGGATATACTTAGCCGCTGGTGAACTATTTGGTGGAGAACGTTTTATGAAACCATTTCGGGATCTTTTCCCTCGCCTTGAGAATCACAGTTCTGTGGACTCTTCAGAGGAACTAGTTGCAAACACACGGGGTTTGTTAGGCTCGGCTGTTGATTACATGGTCTGTCTTCTTTCAGACATTTTTATGCCAACGTATGATGGACCGAGCAACTTTGCCAACAACCTACTTGGTCACCGTCTCTATTATGGCTTTCGAACTACAATAAGGCCGGACAGAAAAGGTCTTGCTCCAATATTCATTGATCGAGAGAATGGACAAACTGCTGGTTTTGAACAAGCAGTTAGGCGTGTCATGCTCAAAACGAATTTCGGTGGGCCTCACAAGCGGGTGCCACCGGAATCATTTTATACGAATTCTTGGCCGGAATGCTTCTGTCAAATGTCACCTAGCAATCCTGCAGACAAATGCCCTCCGGATAATGTTTTGGAAATTTTAGAAAGCCAGTTGGAGAATGAAGTGAATAGAGACCTAGAAGCCTTGATGGAAACAAATTCAACACGTAGAAcggaaatatga
- the LOC107934488 gene encoding TBC1 domain family member 13: MVRKRVPDWLNSSLWSTTPADDGLHRYSPSPTTTTTTSSATVSEPTLQPPATVPPPAAASKPQSTPTSPKLEIRDPVNKNSNNNSGGNDQNGDSSGVSPDDISRQAQLLAELSKKVINMWELRRIASQGIPDGAGIRSTVWKLLLGYLPPDRSQWSSELAKKRSQYRHFKEELLMNPSEITRRLEKSVGCDNDESKPEGRGLLSRSQITHGEHPLSLGKSSVWNQFFQDSEIIEQIDRDVMRTHPDMHFFSGDSQLAKFNQDAMRNILIVFAKLNPGIRYVQGMNEILAPLFYVFKNDPDVEMAANAEADTFFCFVELLSGFRDHFCQQLDNSNVGIRSTITRLSQLLKEHDEELWRHLEVTTKVNPQFYAFRWITLLLTQEFNFADGLHIWDTLLSDPEGPLETLLRVCCAMLILIRRRLLAGDFTSNLKLLQHYPSANISHLLYVANKLRTQAIG, translated from the exons ATGGTGAGGAAGCGAGTACCTGATTGGCTCAACAGTTCTCTCTGGTCTACAACTCCGGCGGACGATGGTCTCCACCGCTATTCCCCTTCTCCCACCACCACAACCACCACCTCTTCCGCCACCGTTTCCGAGCCAACTCTTCAGCCTCCGGCTACAGTGCCTCCTCCCGCTGCAGCCTCGAAACCTCAGTCCACTCCTACTtctccgaaactcgaaatcagaGATCCAGTTAATAAAAATAGTAACAACAATAGCGGTGGTAATGATCAAAACGGCGACTCTTCTGGCGTTTCTCCCGATGATATCTCTCGCCAGGCTCAGCTCTTGGCCGAG tTATCTAAGAAGGTGATAAATATGTGGGAATTACGGAGGATTGCGTCGCAGGGGATTCCTGATGGTGCAGGAATCAGATCTACTGTCTGGAAG TTGTTGTTAGGGTATTTACCACCTGATCGTTCGCAGTGGTCTTCTGAATTAGCTAAGAAAAGGTCTCAGTACAGGCATTTTAAAGAAGAGCTCTTGATGAATCCT TCAGAAATCACAAGGAGGTTGGAGAAGTCTGTGGGTTGTGACAATGATGAATCAAAACCTGAAGGCAGGGGTCTGCTATCAAGATCACAAATAACTCATGGAGAGCATCCTTTGAGCCTTGGGAAAAGCAGTGTCTGGAATCAATTCTTCCAG GACTCGGAAATCATAGAACAGATTGACCGAGATGTGATGCGCACTCATCCAGACATGCACTTCTTCTCTGGGGATTCGCAGCTTGCAAAATTTAATCAG GATGCAATGAGAAACATATTAATCGTATTTGCCAAGTTAAATCCGGGTATAAGATATGTTCAAGGGATGAATGAAATCTTGGCACCTCTATTTTATGTATTCAAAAATGACCCTGATGTGGAAATGGCG GCTAATGCTGAAGCCGACACATTCTTTTGTTTTGTTGAGTTATTGAGTGGATTCCGAGATCATTTCTGCCAGCAACTTGACAACAGCAATGTGGGAATTCGCTCCACAATTACTAGGTTGTCACAACTTTTGAAGGAACATGATGAAGAGCTTTGGCGTCATCTAGAGGTCACAACTAAA GTCAACCCCCAGTTCTACGCATTTAGGTGGATCACTCTGCTCTTGACACAGGAGTTCAATTTTGCAGATGGTCTTCACATATGGGACACGCTTCTTAGTGACCCTGAAGGTCCTCTg GAGACATTGCTTCGGGTATGCTGTGCGATGTTGATTCTCATCCGTAGGCGGCTGTTAGCCGGGGATTTTACTTCAAACCTTAAGCTACTCCAACACTATCCGTCAGCAAATATCAGCCATTTGCTGTACGTTGCGAACAAGTTGCGCACACAAGCCATAGGGTAA
- the LOC107934426 gene encoding pentatricopeptide repeat-containing protein At1g04840 produces the protein MKSLRLLFERNSSPAKTTSSSSKFKRPKPSSISNGSDSSQSSSSQDPLKTHFSSLIKSTETTLQLRQIHAQILRRHLSSSANLTTLLISVSSSLKSIPYALSIFNDSHHKSLFLFNALIRGLTENSHFQSSVSHFLLMLRHRVRPDKLTYPFVLKSVAGLGLRFLGLILHGRIIKCGVEFDSFVRVSLVEMYVKLEEMGFALQVFDESPERNKSESILLWNVLINGCCKVGNLEKAMELFEAMPERNIGSWNSFINGLMKNGDLNKAMQLFDEMKEKDVVSWTTIVNGLSQNGDHQKALSMFFKMLEVGLRPNDLTLVSALSACAKIGALEAGVRIHNYFVENGLRLNKATAAALVDMYAKCGNILSASKVFEVTKEKDIRTWSVMIWGWATHGFYGQAIRCFKKMMFSGIKPDAVVFLALLTACSHSGQVDLGLNFFDSMRFDYSIEPTMKHYTLVVDLLGRAGRLDEAMKFIQRMPISPDFVAWGALFCACRAHKNIKMAELVSEKLLQLEPKHPGSYVFLSNVYAAVGRWEDVERVRMLMQNQAVGKDPGWSYIEVNGQVHSFVAGDHDHKRAREIYLKLEEIVSGAREQGYMPETGWVLHNIEEEEKEDALGSHSEKLALAFALMNTSPGTTIRIVKNLRICGDCHSLMKCASKMSQREIILRDIKRFHHFKYGVCSCGDYW, from the exons ATGAAAAGTCTTCGCTTACTCTTTGAACGAAACTCTTCTCCCGCTAAAACCACCTCTTCTTCCTCCAAATTCAAACGCCCAAAGCCTTCTTCCATCTCTAATGGCTCTGATTCATCACAATCATCATCATCTCAAGATCCCCTTAAAACCCATTTCTCCTCTCTCATCAAATCCACCGAAACCACCCTCCAACTCCGGCAAATCCACGCTCAAATCCTGCGCCGCCACCTCTCTTCCAGTGCCAATCTCACCACCCTCTTAATCTCCGTTTCTTCTTCCCTCAAATCCATACCTTACGCGCTCTCTATTTTCAACGATTCTCACCACAAAAGCTTATTCCTTTTCAATGCTTTGATTCGTGGCTTGACGGAGAATTCCCATTTCCAATCCTCAGTTTCACATTTTCTTCTCATGTTGAGACATAGAGTTCGCCCTGATAAACTTACATACCCTTTCGTGCTCAAGTCTGTTGCGGGATTGGGTCTTCGTTTCCTTGGTCTGATCCTTCATGGGAGAATCATAAAATGTGGGGTTGAGTTCGATTCGTTCGTTCGGGTTTCGTTAGTGGAAATGTATGTGAAGCTCGAGGAAATGGGTTTTGCGTTGCAAGTGTTTGATGAAAGTCCTGAGAGAAACAAGAGTGAGAGTATATTGTTGTGGAATGTGTTGATTAATGGGTGTTGTAAAGTGGGGAATTTGGAGAAAGCTATGGAGCTTTTCGAGGCTATGCCTGAAAGGAATATTGGGTCTTGGAATAGTTTTATAAATGGGCTAATGAAAAATGGGGATTTGAACAAAGCAATGCAGCTTTTTGATGAAATGAAGGAGAAGGATGTGGTTTCTTGGACTACAATTGTTAATGGGCTTTCACAGAATGGAGATCATCAGAAGGCGTTATCCATGTTCTTTAAGATGTTGGAGGTCGGTTTAAGGCCGAATGATCTTACTCTTGTTTCAGCTCTTTCCGCTTGCGCTAAAATTGGTGCACTTGAAGCTGGAGTCCGTATCCATAACTATTTTGTGGAAAATGGGCTTCGGTTGAATAAAGCAACTGCTGCTGCTTTGGTTGATATGTATGCAAAGTGTGGGAATATCCTGTCTGCTAGTAAGGTTTTTGAAGTAACAAAAGAGAAGGACATTCGTACCTGGAGTGTCATGATATGGGGTTGGGCAACCCATGGGTTTTATGGACAAGCTATCCGATGCTTCAAAAAGATGATGTTTTCAG GAATAAAACCCGATGCGGTGGTCTTTCTTGCCCTCCTGACTGCATGCTCACATTCTGGACAAGTAGATCTTGGGCTTAACTTCTTTGACAGCATGAGGTTTGATTACTCCATTGAGCCAACCATGAAGCATTATACGTTGGTCGTTGATTTGTTAGGCAGGGCAGGCCGACTGGATGAAGCAATGAAGTTCATACAAAGGATGCCTATAAGTCCTGATTTTGTGGCATGGGGAGCACTTTTTTGTGCTTGCAGAGctcacaaaaatattaaaatggcaGAACTAGTGTCAGAAAAGCTCCTTCAGCTTGAACCTAAACATCCTGGGAGCTATGTTTTCTTGTCAAATGTTTATGCAGCAGTTGGTAGATGGGAAGATGTGGAGAGGGTAAGAATGTTGATGCAGAATCAAGCTGTTGGCAAAGATCCGGGGTGGAGTTATATTGAAGTCAATGGACAAGTGCATAGTTTTGTAGCTGGTGATCATGATCATAAGCGTGCAAGAGAAATATACTTGAAATTAGAGGAAATAGTGTCTGGTGCAAGAGAGCAAGGATATATGCCTGAAACTGGGTGGGTTCTTCATAATATTGaggaagaagagaaggaagatgCATTAGGAAGTCACAGTGAGAAATTGGCGCTTGCCTTTGCCTTAATGAACACTTCTCCGGGGACAACTATCAGGATAGTGAAGAACTTAAGAATATGTGGAGATTGCCATTCTTTGATGAAATGTGCTAGTAAGATGAGCCAAAGAGAAATCATATTGAGAGATATAAAGAGATTCCACCATTTCAAGTATGGGGTCTGCTCATGTGGAGATTATTGGTAA